One stretch of Rhizobium rhizoryzae DNA includes these proteins:
- the betB gene encoding betaine-aldehyde dehydrogenase, producing the protein MKAQPQASHFIDGAYVEDSAGTVIESIFPATGEVIARLHAATPAIVEKAVQAAKRAQKEWAAMSPTARGRILRRAADIMRERNRELSELETLDTGKPIQETIVADPTSGADSLEFFGGIIATALNGSQIPLGSDFAYTKRVPLGVVVGIGAWNYPQQIACWKAAPALAAGNAMVFKPSEVTPLGALKIAEILIEAGLPKGVFNVIQGDRDTGPLLVSHPDVAKVSLTGSVPTGRKVAGAAASQLKHVTMELGGKSPLIVFDDADLESAISGAMLGNFYSTGQVCSNGTRVFVHTALKERFLARLKERTEAILLGDPRDEATQMGPMVSRAQREKVLSYIEKGKAEGARLVTGGGIPNAVSGEGFYVQPTVFADVRDDMVIAREEIFGPVMCVLDFEDEADVVARANATEFGLAAGVFTADISRAHRVVDQLEAGTLWINTYNLCPVEIPFGGSKQSGFGRENSAAALEHYSELKTVYVGMGKCEAPY; encoded by the coding sequence ATGAAAGCCCAGCCGCAAGCCTCTCACTTCATTGATGGCGCCTATGTCGAGGACAGTGCAGGCACGGTCATCGAAAGCATTTTCCCGGCCACCGGCGAGGTAATTGCGCGTCTCCACGCCGCAACGCCTGCCATCGTCGAAAAGGCGGTTCAGGCAGCCAAGCGGGCACAAAAGGAATGGGCGGCCATGAGCCCGACAGCGCGTGGCCGGATCCTTCGCCGTGCTGCCGACATCATGCGCGAGCGCAACCGCGAGCTTTCTGAACTGGAAACGCTGGATACCGGCAAGCCCATTCAGGAAACCATCGTGGCCGACCCGACGTCTGGCGCAGACAGCCTTGAATTCTTCGGCGGCATCATCGCCACCGCGCTCAACGGATCGCAGATCCCGCTGGGGTCAGACTTCGCCTATACGAAGCGGGTGCCGCTCGGCGTCGTCGTCGGCATCGGGGCCTGGAACTATCCGCAGCAAATCGCCTGCTGGAAGGCGGCACCGGCGCTGGCCGCGGGCAATGCCATGGTGTTCAAGCCTTCGGAAGTCACTCCGCTCGGCGCGCTGAAGATCGCTGAAATCCTCATTGAGGCGGGCCTGCCGAAGGGTGTGTTCAACGTGATCCAGGGGGACCGCGATACGGGACCGCTTCTCGTCTCGCACCCGGATGTCGCCAAGGTTTCGCTGACCGGCTCGGTGCCAACAGGCCGCAAGGTGGCGGGTGCCGCAGCCAGCCAGTTGAAGCATGTGACCATGGAGCTTGGCGGAAAATCGCCGCTCATCGTTTTTGACGATGCGGATCTGGAAAGCGCGATTTCCGGTGCCATGCTGGGCAATTTCTATTCGACCGGCCAGGTGTGCTCGAACGGTACGCGCGTCTTCGTTCACACGGCGCTGAAGGAGCGTTTTCTGGCGCGGCTGAAGGAGCGCACGGAAGCGATCCTACTGGGGGATCCGCGCGACGAGGCAACGCAGATGGGGCCGATGGTATCGCGTGCCCAGCGCGAAAAGGTTCTTTCCTACATCGAAAAGGGCAAGGCGGAAGGAGCGAGGCTCGTGACCGGCGGCGGCATTCCCAATGCAGTGTCGGGCGAAGGCTTCTATGTGCAGCCAACGGTGTTTGCCGATGTGCGCGACGACATGGTGATTGCGCGCGAAGAGATTTTCGGCCCGGTGATGTGCGTGCTGGATTTCGAGGATGAGGCCGATGTGGTGGCCCGCGCCAATGCCACCGAATTCGGTCTGGCCGCTGGCGTGTTCACCGCCGATATCAGCCGCGCGCACCGCGTGGTGGATCAGCTCGAAGCAGGCACGCTGTGGATCAACACCTACAATCTCTGCCCGGTGGAAATTCCCTTCGGCGGCTCCAAGCAATCCGGCTTCGGACGTGAAAATTCTGCAGCCGCGCTGGAACACTACAGCGAACTCAAGACCGTCTATGTCGGCATGGGCAAGTGCGAAGCGCCGTATTGA
- a CDS encoding HdeD family acid-resistance protein produces MTDVFTNRDIHQLHSKWGWLVALGLLLTAFGVAALANLFIATVASIYYIGAMMLVAGAIHLVHAFQVRGWADSLLWGASALLYTVAGFLAFTNPGLTAAVFTLIMAIALTVAGLFRLWVGFKMRPMKGAGWIMFAGAITALAGLTIAAGWPVNSLWILGLFLAIDLLMQGWALFSLGLAAKNA; encoded by the coding sequence ATGACCGATGTCTTCACCAATCGCGATATCCATCAATTGCACAGCAAATGGGGATGGCTGGTTGCTCTCGGTCTGCTGCTCACGGCGTTCGGCGTGGCAGCGCTGGCGAACCTCTTTATCGCAACCGTCGCGTCGATCTATTACATCGGCGCGATGATGCTCGTGGCGGGCGCGATCCACCTCGTGCACGCCTTCCAGGTTCGCGGCTGGGCGGATTCGCTCCTGTGGGGCGCAAGCGCGCTTCTCTATACGGTGGCCGGCTTTCTCGCCTTCACCAATCCGGGCCTCACCGCTGCCGTCTTCACCTTGATCATGGCCATCGCGTTGACAGTCGCCGGCCTCTTCCGTCTCTGGGTCGGCTTCAAGATGCGACCGATGAAGGGCGCTGGCTGGATCATGTTTGCCGGGGCCATCACCGCTTTGGCCGGTTTGACGATTGCCGCAGGCTGGCCGGTCAACTCTCTCTGGATCCTCGGCCTGTTCCTCGCAATCGATCTTCTGATGCAGGGCTGGGCGCTTTTCTCGCTTGGCCTGGCCGCGAAAAACGCTTGA
- a CDS encoding PIN domain-containing protein produces the protein MNSAFTAVIDANVFYGIRVTSLILHLAQADLFRARWSEKIHQEWMGNLHRNTGLAQEKLQRRREAIDASVLDCLVMDYEALEYGLTLPDPDDRHVFAAALKAQATRIITFNLSDFPSSALDPAGIAAIHPDQFLMELFEASQTQFVEAVRQDFQHYKAPPLTFERYISDLRKAGVPKTAELIEKLRILVDAS, from the coding sequence ATGAATTCGGCATTCACAGCGGTCATTGATGCGAACGTATTTTACGGCATCAGAGTCACTAGCCTTATTCTGCATCTTGCCCAAGCAGATCTGTTTCGCGCCCGCTGGTCGGAAAAAATTCATCAAGAATGGATGGGTAACCTTCATCGCAACACAGGTCTGGCGCAAGAAAAATTACAGAGACGAAGAGAAGCTATAGACGCGAGCGTGCTAGATTGTCTGGTCATGGACTATGAAGCCCTGGAATACGGCCTCACGCTTCCTGATCCAGACGATCGCCATGTTTTCGCAGCCGCCTTGAAAGCCCAGGCAACCCGTATCATTACCTTTAATCTTTCCGACTTCCCATCCAGCGCGCTCGATCCAGCGGGTATTGCCGCGATTCATCCGGATCAATTTCTCATGGAATTGTTTGAGGCTTCGCAGACCCAATTTGTCGAGGCGGTACGGCAGGATTTTCAGCACTACAAAGCACCGCCATTGACCTTTGAGCGGTACATCTCTGATCTGCGCAAAGCCGGCGTGCCCAAAACGGCAGAACTGATCGAAAAACTTCGAATTTTGGTCGACGCTTCATAA
- a CDS encoding helix-turn-helix domain-containing protein, which produces MLAFQDQVSEPVMATETEAVIARTAAERLHALAEAHQDVTLHIEGSKLAVPLPARAVELMFEVLTAMANGQPVSVVPHRTELSTQQAADYLNVSRPFIIKLIDEGKLPARKVNRHRRINFVDLVAFEKASRKERMRALATLAEIDRELGLE; this is translated from the coding sequence ATGTTGGCTTTTCAGGATCAGGTTTCAGAACCAGTGATGGCCACGGAAACGGAAGCCGTAATAGCTCGAACGGCCGCCGAACGCCTTCACGCCCTAGCGGAGGCGCACCAGGATGTAACGCTCCATATCGAAGGCTCCAAACTGGCTGTGCCGCTTCCAGCACGTGCAGTGGAACTAATGTTTGAGGTTCTGACGGCCATGGCCAATGGCCAGCCGGTATCAGTCGTTCCACATCGAACTGAACTTTCCACGCAGCAGGCAGCTGACTACTTGAACGTGTCGCGCCCCTTCATCATCAAGCTTATCGATGAGGGCAAGCTGCCCGCCCGCAAAGTTAATCGCCATCGTCGGATTAATTTCGTAGATCTCGTAGCGTTTGAGAAAGCCTCGCGGAAGGAGCGCATGAGAGCATTGGCCACCCTGGCAGAAATTGACCGCGAGCTTGGTCTGGAATGA
- a CDS encoding periplasmic heavy metal sensor: protein MTEQGYRRLVIGLLAFNTFLIAAIFGGGLFYLYGDTRQPPSRLPLAGEQLPGKQRGELQKALAEARRDVRSVSLEARQARVEAAALMGKPDLDAIALRDALKRAREAEFAVRAATEERAISFATGLSLDERRRLADGLVQREAPRPPAAK from the coding sequence ATGACCGAGCAAGGTTACCGCAGGCTCGTCATCGGCTTGCTGGCGTTCAACACATTCCTGATTGCCGCAATCTTCGGCGGTGGGCTGTTCTATCTCTACGGCGATACACGTCAGCCGCCGTCCCGCCTGCCGCTGGCGGGCGAGCAACTGCCGGGGAAGCAGCGGGGCGAATTGCAGAAGGCACTGGCCGAAGCACGCCGGGATGTACGTTCCGTTTCGCTGGAGGCAAGGCAGGCGCGCGTGGAGGCTGCAGCCCTGATGGGCAAGCCGGACCTCGATGCCATTGCCTTGCGCGATGCGCTGAAACGGGCGCGTGAAGCGGAGTTCGCGGTCAGGGCTGCGACGGAGGAGCGTGCAATCTCGTTCGCGACAGGCCTTTCGCTGGATGAACGCCGCCGTCTGGCCGATGGTCTGGTGCAGCGTGAAGCACCTCGACCGCCTGCCGCGAAATAA
- the betA gene encoding choline dehydrogenase: MNNADFVIIGSGSAGSAMAYRLSEDGRHTVIVLEFGGSDIGPFVQMPAALAFPMNMDRYNWGYLSEPEPHLNNRRMIAPRGKVIGGSSSINGMVYVRGHAEDFNRWDEMGATGWAYADVLPYFKRMEHSHGGEDGWRGTDGPLHVRRGEVKNPLYHAFIEAGRQAGFPVTDDYNGRQQEGFGLMEQTSWAGRRWSAANAYLKPALKRPNCRLIRCYGRRVVFEGLKAIGVEVEIDGRIEVVRANREVIVAASAFNSPKILMLSGVGPAAHLKDMGIEVVADRPGVGQNLQDHLEYYHQFKSKLPITLHSKNNWFWKGVVGAQWLFFKTGLGTSNQFEAAAFIRSAAGVKWPDIQYHFLPIAVSYDGKSAAEGHGFQAHVGYNMSKSRGSVTLRSPDMKDAPVLRFNYMSDPEDWVKFRHAVRVTRQIFSQPAFAPYVDSEIQPGAKVQSDDEIDAFLREHLEGAYHPCGTCKMGRVSDPMAVVDPTTKVIGVEGLRVADSSIFPHVTYGNLNGPSIMTGEKAADHILGRDPLPRSNQEAWVSPNWQVSDR; the protein is encoded by the coding sequence ATGAACAACGCAGATTTCGTCATTATCGGTTCCGGCTCGGCGGGCTCTGCCATGGCTTACCGTCTTTCCGAGGATGGCAGGCATACGGTGATCGTGCTGGAGTTCGGCGGTTCCGATATCGGGCCTTTCGTGCAGATGCCAGCGGCGCTTGCCTTTCCCATGAACATGGACCGCTACAACTGGGGCTATCTCTCAGAACCCGAGCCGCATCTCAACAACCGCCGCATGATTGCGCCGCGCGGCAAGGTAATCGGCGGTTCCTCCTCCATCAACGGCATGGTCTATGTGCGCGGCCATGCGGAAGACTTCAACCGTTGGGACGAGATGGGCGCGACAGGCTGGGCCTATGCCGATGTGCTGCCCTACTTCAAGCGCATGGAGCATTCACACGGTGGTGAAGACGGTTGGCGCGGCACGGACGGCCCCTTGCATGTGCGCCGTGGCGAGGTGAAGAACCCGCTCTACCACGCCTTCATCGAGGCAGGGCGTCAGGCCGGTTTCCCGGTGACGGACGATTATAACGGGCGCCAACAGGAAGGTTTCGGCCTGATGGAGCAGACGAGTTGGGCCGGTCGCCGCTGGTCTGCCGCCAATGCTTATCTGAAGCCTGCGCTGAAGCGCCCCAACTGCCGGCTCATTCGCTGCTATGGGCGGCGCGTCGTGTTCGAGGGCCTGAAGGCGATCGGCGTCGAGGTGGAAATCGATGGCCGCATCGAGGTGGTGCGCGCTAACCGGGAGGTGATCGTTGCGGCATCTGCCTTCAATTCGCCGAAGATCCTGATGCTGTCTGGCGTCGGTCCGGCCGCGCATCTGAAGGACATGGGCATCGAGGTTGTGGCGGATCGTCCGGGCGTCGGCCAGAACCTGCAGGACCATCTGGAATACTACCACCAGTTCAAATCGAAGCTGCCAATCACGCTGCATTCAAAGAACAACTGGTTCTGGAAGGGCGTTGTCGGCGCGCAATGGCTGTTCTTCAAGACGGGGCTCGGCACCTCAAACCAGTTCGAGGCGGCGGCCTTCATACGTTCCGCAGCGGGCGTGAAATGGCCAGATATTCAATATCACTTCCTGCCGATCGCCGTTTCCTATGACGGGAAATCGGCGGCTGAGGGCCATGGTTTTCAGGCGCATGTGGGCTACAACATGTCGAAGTCGCGCGGCTCCGTGACGCTGCGCTCGCCCGACATGAAGGACGCACCGGTGCTGCGCTTCAACTATATGAGCGACCCGGAAGACTGGGTGAAATTCCGCCATGCCGTGCGGGTGACGCGGCAAATCTTTTCGCAACCGGCCTTCGCGCCCTACGTGGATAGCGAGATCCAGCCGGGCGCGAAAGTCCAGAGCGATGACGAGATCGATGCCTTCCTGCGCGAGCATCTGGAAGGTGCCTACCACCCCTGCGGCACTTGCAAAATGGGCCGTGTGAGCGACCCGATGGCCGTGGTGGACCCGACAACGAAGGTGATTGGCGTCGAGGGTCTGCGCGTGGCCGATTCATCGATCTTCCCGCATGTGACCTATGGCAATCTGAACGGCCCTTCGATCATGACCGGCGAAAAAGCTGCCGATCATATTCTTGGCCGTGACCCCCTGCCCCGCAGCAACCAGGAAGCTTGGGTCAGCCCGAACTGGCAGGTGAGTGATAGGTAG
- a CDS encoding RNA polymerase sigma factor, with amino-acid sequence MSLDPDAELVRRVAAGDPSAMRELVSAKLPRLLALASRMLGDRSEAEDVAQETFLRIWKHAGNWRQGAAKFDTWAHRITLNLCYDRLRKKRDVLTDTLPEQIDPCALPDAGLMAADGDAVRVERALQSLAPRQREAIILVYYQEMSNREAAQVLDISVDALESLLARGKRALQTILLGDDEHA; translated from the coding sequence ATGAGCCTTGATCCCGATGCAGAACTGGTGCGGCGTGTGGCAGCGGGAGATCCGTCCGCCATGCGCGAACTGGTGTCTGCCAAGCTGCCGCGGTTGCTGGCGCTGGCGAGCCGCATGCTGGGAGACCGCAGCGAGGCGGAAGACGTGGCGCAGGAAACCTTCCTGCGCATCTGGAAGCATGCCGGGAACTGGCGGCAAGGCGCGGCGAAATTCGATACCTGGGCGCACCGCATAACGCTGAACCTGTGCTACGACCGGCTGCGAAAGAAGCGTGACGTGCTGACGGATACTCTGCCCGAACAGATCGACCCCTGCGCTCTGCCCGATGCGGGTCTCATGGCGGCGGACGGCGATGCCGTCCGGGTCGAACGCGCACTGCAAAGCCTTGCTCCGCGCCAGCGGGAAGCCATCATTCTGGTCTACTATCAGGAGATGTCGAACCGCGAGGCGGCCCAGGTTCTAGACATCAGCGTCGATGCGCTGGAAAGCCTGCTTGCGCGCGGCAAGCGGGCATTGCAAACCATCCTGCTGGGAGATGACGAACATGCCTGA
- the betI gene encoding transcriptional regulator BetI: MPKLGMEPVRRKALVDAALKTIGSHGSLDVTMSDIAREAGVSPALAHHYFGSKQQLLIATIRSLLRELRRDAVTAIQQAHTPRERLSAVIRISFQANQFTPETVAAWLAFYVEAQRSEETRRLLVLYARRLHSNLMHALKQLAAAPQAARIAEGAAALIDGLYIRQSLRAAPLSIDASIALVEEYVTAQLTQFPQTSAPGEQA; encoded by the coding sequence ATGCCCAAGCTTGGAATGGAGCCGGTTCGCCGCAAGGCGCTGGTGGACGCAGCCTTGAAGACGATTGGCAGCCACGGCTCGCTGGATGTCACCATGTCCGACATTGCGCGCGAGGCAGGCGTTTCTCCGGCGCTGGCGCATCATTATTTCGGCAGCAAGCAGCAATTGCTGATCGCCACAATCCGGAGTCTTTTGAGGGAGTTGCGCCGCGATGCTGTGACTGCGATTCAGCAGGCTCACACACCACGTGAACGGCTTTCTGCTGTCATTCGCATCTCGTTCCAGGCCAACCAGTTCACGCCGGAAACGGTGGCGGCCTGGCTTGCCTTCTATGTGGAAGCGCAGCGTTCAGAGGAAACTAGGCGCCTGCTGGTGCTCTATGCGCGGCGCCTGCATTCCAACCTCATGCATGCGCTGAAGCAGCTTGCCGCTGCCCCGCAGGCCGCACGCATTGCCGAAGGTGCGGCGGCCCTGATCGACGGCCTCTATATCCGCCAGTCCTTGCGGGCAGCACCCCTTTCCATCGACGCGTCGATTGCGCTGGTGGAAGAGTATGTGACAGCGCAACTTACTCAGTTTCCTCAGACATCCGCCCCCGGAGAACAAGCATGA
- a CDS encoding DUF1800 domain-containing protein → MANNPGLSKDLEAALTLWRFGLGAQEGSIAAIKDDPRDLLLQEVTEQAVPHPVGGSLRSTQDLLVSLYDFQAEVKAERERPLPAVAANAAATAMAAGGAKPAEMAGGMDAGGMGGGGMGGSMAGPAPGTVATGNGAPGNGKANKADLPPSKRPYLPQQILLAEADARFNGTIHQPLIGFGERLAMFWANHFAIATGKGGEVHIAAGAFEREAIRPHIFGRFEDLLTAVETHPAMLVFLDNRQSIGPNSPANKNGKRGLNENLAREIMELHTLGVGTGYSQTDVTSFAKIITGWAIYRDEKRPGPQGAFTFNANAHEPGDHTVMGITYPEGGIEQGRAVLRDLSRHPATARHLAFKLARHFVADDPPPSLVNKMTAAYTKSQGNLSAVYKAMLNADEAWDPQLKKLRPPLQYVTALLRSTGIKPKPQQILSTLKALGQPLWDPSGPNGFSDVTDGWASSEGLATRIDAANLFAHQAPGSVDPRSFAGDRFGPLLTAETLQAVSRAETRPQGLSIAFLSPEFQRC, encoded by the coding sequence ATGGCAAATAATCCCGGCCTTTCAAAGGATCTCGAAGCGGCACTGACGCTCTGGCGTTTTGGCCTCGGCGCACAGGAAGGCAGCATTGCGGCGATCAAGGACGATCCGCGTGACCTGCTTTTGCAGGAGGTGACGGAGCAGGCCGTGCCGCACCCGGTAGGCGGCAGCCTGCGCTCGACGCAGGATCTGCTGGTCTCCCTCTACGACTTCCAGGCCGAAGTGAAGGCAGAGCGCGAGCGCCCTCTCCCGGCTGTTGCCGCCAATGCAGCCGCGACGGCGATGGCTGCCGGTGGTGCAAAGCCTGCCGAAATGGCGGGCGGCATGGATGCAGGCGGCATGGGTGGCGGAGGAATGGGCGGATCAATGGCTGGCCCTGCCCCGGGAACTGTCGCGACTGGAAATGGCGCCCCCGGAAACGGCAAGGCAAACAAGGCCGACCTACCGCCATCCAAGCGTCCCTATCTGCCACAGCAGATCCTTCTGGCGGAAGCGGATGCCCGCTTCAACGGCACCATCCATCAGCCCCTGATCGGGTTTGGCGAAAGGCTGGCCATGTTCTGGGCCAACCACTTTGCCATTGCGACCGGCAAGGGCGGCGAGGTTCATATTGCCGCTGGCGCCTTCGAGCGGGAGGCAATCCGTCCGCACATTTTCGGGCGTTTCGAAGACCTGTTGACCGCGGTCGAAACGCATCCCGCAATGCTGGTGTTTCTCGATAACCGGCAGTCGATCGGCCCGAATTCTCCCGCCAACAAGAACGGCAAGCGCGGCCTGAACGAGAACCTTGCCCGCGAGATCATGGAACTGCATACGCTGGGTGTTGGCACCGGCTATAGCCAGACTGATGTCACCTCCTTTGCCAAGATCATCACCGGCTGGGCCATCTATCGCGATGAAAAGCGGCCGGGACCGCAGGGCGCATTTACCTTCAACGCCAATGCGCATGAGCCGGGCGATCATACGGTGATGGGCATCACCTATCCGGAAGGTGGCATTGAGCAGGGTCGAGCTGTGCTGCGCGATCTTTCGCGCCATCCGGCAACCGCGCGGCATCTGGCGTTCAAGCTTGCCCGTCACTTCGTGGCGGATGACCCGCCACCCTCTCTCGTGAACAAGATGACCGCGGCCTATACCAAATCGCAAGGCAACCTATCTGCCGTCTACAAGGCGATGCTGAACGCAGACGAGGCATGGGATCCGCAACTGAAAAAGCTGCGCCCGCCGCTGCAATATGTCACGGCGCTTCTGCGCAGCACGGGCATCAAGCCCAAGCCACAGCAGATCCTCTCCACCCTGAAAGCACTCGGACAACCGCTCTGGGATCCGTCCGGACCGAATGGATTTTCGGACGTCACCGATGGCTGGGCTTCTTCGGAAGGGCTTGCCACGCGGATCGACGCAGCCAACCTGTTTGCCCATCAGGCTCCCGGTTCCGTCGATCCGCGCTCCTTTGCCGGTGATCGGTTCGGTCCGCTGCTGACGGCAGAGACGCTGCAGGCCGTATCTCGTGCCGAAACGCGGCCACAGGGCCTTTCCATCGCCTTCCTTTCCCCTGAATTCCAGAGGTGCTGA
- a CDS encoding GGDEF domain-containing protein codes for MRQGDVVMSGAVSIETPVLRRFADGQLLNLSKLVIESALQPIVELSTGKVFGYETLLRGHDRLGFASPLELLDTAEEAGQLLGLEQMLSARALAKFATVPDFAHATLFINLDGRLIRSGEQIVDRMLQQLRQAEIPPSSVCFELTERFDNTSAPEFAALMKRMRQAGFKLAIDDFGVGHAEIKLLCDFPVDYLKIDRHFIDGLDASPRKRHLVRNLVNIAHVLGIRVIAEGVEREAECLACREAGVDMVQGWFIARPTTFVNELQPTYPSLADLGRARRTSQSLDEILIRRQIERLPTVYEHEGIETVFELFRANPRQAFFPVLNANGEPRGIISEHHLKEFIYRPFGRDLLKNKLYERSIAHFVEGAPIIGLDANAERLMTIFANMDGSDCVILTENMRYAGVVSAASLIRVINEKQLQIAQDQNPLTGLPGNRAIRDFMLEAGRDDDQTRFFCYCDFDFFKPFNDHYGFQMGDHAITLFAALMKRYFFSQGDFLGHVGGDDFFIGLRDWTWEEAQEILGRLLSDFHDDVVQLYSSEDRASGRIRGHDRNGIERDFPLLRCSIGVVELPKGLLLDDVGRIGAAIAGVKAKAKDSETGLAVAVFDPHH; via the coding sequence ATGCGTCAGGGAGACGTCGTGATGTCTGGGGCCGTGTCCATCGAAACTCCTGTGCTGCGGCGTTTTGCCGACGGGCAGTTGCTGAACCTGAGCAAACTTGTCATCGAAAGCGCTTTGCAGCCCATTGTCGAGCTGTCGACGGGTAAGGTCTTTGGCTACGAGACGCTTCTGCGCGGCCATGATCGACTGGGTTTTGCTTCCCCGCTGGAGCTTCTGGATACGGCAGAAGAGGCGGGTCAGCTTCTAGGCCTGGAGCAGATGTTATCTGCCCGCGCGCTTGCGAAGTTCGCGACTGTGCCCGACTTTGCCCATGCCACCCTGTTCATCAATCTCGATGGCCGTCTCATTCGCTCGGGCGAGCAGATCGTCGACCGCATGCTGCAGCAGTTGCGACAGGCCGAAATCCCGCCATCCTCCGTCTGCTTCGAGCTGACCGAGCGCTTCGACAATACCAGCGCACCGGAGTTTGCGGCTTTGATGAAGCGCATGCGCCAGGCGGGCTTCAAGCTGGCGATCGATGATTTCGGCGTCGGCCATGCCGAGATAAAGCTTCTCTGCGATTTCCCGGTCGATTACCTGAAGATCGATCGCCACTTCATCGACGGTCTGGATGCCAGTCCGCGCAAGCGTCACCTCGTGCGCAATCTGGTCAATATCGCCCATGTGCTAGGCATCCGGGTCATCGCTGAGGGTGTCGAGCGGGAAGCGGAATGCCTGGCCTGCCGCGAGGCGGGCGTGGATATGGTGCAAGGCTGGTTCATTGCGCGGCCCACCACCTTTGTGAATGAACTGCAGCCCACCTATCCCTCGCTTGCGGATCTTGGGCGCGCGCGCCGCACCAGCCAGTCGCTGGACGAGATCCTCATTCGCAGGCAGATTGAGCGCCTGCCCACCGTCTATGAGCATGAAGGCATCGAGACGGTCTTCGAACTGTTTCGCGCCAATCCGCGTCAGGCCTTTTTCCCGGTTCTGAATGCCAATGGCGAGCCGCGCGGCATTATCAGCGAGCATCACCTGAAGGAGTTCATCTATCGCCCCTTTGGTCGCGATCTTCTAAAGAACAAGCTCTACGAGCGCTCCATTGCGCATTTCGTCGAAGGCGCACCGATCATCGGGCTTGATGCCAATGCCGAGAGGCTGATGACCATCTTCGCCAACATGGATGGCAGCGATTGCGTGATCCTGACGGAAAACATGCGTTACGCGGGCGTGGTGTCAGCCGCGTCGCTCATCCGCGTCATCAACGAGAAGCAATTGCAGATCGCGCAGGACCAGAACCCGCTGACCGGTCTGCCGGGCAATCGGGCGATCCGGGATTTCATGCTGGAGGCCGGTCGCGATGACGACCAGACCCGCTTCTTCTGCTATTGCGATTTCGACTTCTTCAAGCCGTTCAACGATCATTACGGCTTCCAGATGGGCGATCATGCCATCACCCTGTTTGCCGCATTGATGAAGCGCTACTTTTTCTCGCAGGGCGATTTTCTTGGCCATGTCGGCGGCGATGATTTCTTCATCGGTCTTCGTGACTGGACCTGGGAGGAGGCGCAGGAAATTCTGGGCCGCCTTCTGTCGGATTTTCATGACGATGTTGTCCAGCTTTATTCCAGCGAGGATCGGGCCTCCGGTCGCATTCGCGGCCATGACCGCAACGGTATAGAGCGCGATTTTCCGCTGCTGCGCTGCTCGATCGGCGTCGTGGAATTGCCGAAGGGCCTTCTGCTGGATGATGTTGGCCGCATCGGTGCCGCCATTGCCGGCGTCAAGGCAAAGGCGAAGGATAGCGAGACCGGACTCGCAGTTGCGGTCTTCGATCCGCATCATTGA